The region CAGTTTCAGATTGTGGGTTCCGTTTCAGTCGAATTATCCCTCTTGCCCTTCCACTCGGCTACGGCTTCGTCACATTCTCTCGAGATTGGACTTTGTCCTTGGGTAAAATACGCAAAAAGATACAATCTAATCTCTTTCGCTTGGGTGGGCTCTCTCGAGGGCAGACTCCCCAGATCATCTTCTGCACGGTCAATTTGGGGGGAAGGGCCAATGAGATGCGGTAGCTGGGAATTTCCGGAGTGCTGTGCTGACGCGCGCTGCGCACACCGAGAGACCGCATCTGCTCACCCTGGCTTTTCTCCAAGGTGGTGTCCTTCTCAAAATCAGAGCCGTTGCGGGAGATTGTCTGTCTCTGGGCTAGCTTCCTCAGCCGAATTCCGATGCAAGAGATGCCGTCAACCGCTCTCTTGCAGGAGGAAAAAGATGCCTACCTACGGAGCAGGGcttcggggaggagggtgctTACTACGCAACAGCAAGCTCTGTGATATCTCGATATGAGCCAGATCACCGGGACAGCGAACAGGAAGCTAATAGCAGCAAACGAACACCTAGAATCTAATCATTCTTGATAAACCCCTATCCCGATGATCATCAGCATTCCAGCCCTTTCATCCTAgcggaaagaaaaaagtccATCTCAAACAGCCAGCTTCAAAGATGCGGTCCGGACGCAGTCCCGCCGGGCGCTTAactcccccccaaatccagCCAATCACGGCGTCCGCGCCAGGGGGGATAAGCTGCAAATGCAGTGACGACACACACGGAAAGAGGAACAAATtttggagagagagagaaagagaggagggCAAAGATGCTGCCCCACTCTGCCTATTGAGTTGAGCGCTTAGCTACCCTGGTTGTTACTGGGGAGCGGACCAGTCACGGCGGCCCGTGGGGCATGACCATGTGGGCGGATTTTTATGGGGATTTTGCGCTAGGGGGGCAAGGCTAGGCTGTTCTGGGGTAGGTAGGGGTGTTGCTGCTTTAAGAatttgggttgggggggagggaggaggcagcTTGGGATGCTCGCTGCCGAGCACTTGGTACCGCAGTTTTGTTCTCATCACCTTCAAGAGAAGATCATAAAAGTCCTAAGAATAGTTTTGTGTTTGACGAAGGAGAAGGACTCTTGAATGAAGATGATCAAAAGCAGAAACTACACCTTGCGTAATATAACcgccttgctgctgctgcccctcaTCAAACCTCAAAGCTCCAAAATGACACCAACCACTTTAATAACACCATACGTAGCATCCAGCTTGTCACCTGCCTGTCACTTTTGCTtgtctgcctcctcctcgacaagcaAGCAAACCAACTTGTTGAAATCTGGGCATTGCATGTCTAAGAAAGTTCAAGATTTTCGCCTAGACATTAGTAGAGAGATTAGATCCCGCAAGTTTAAAGGTAGGTAGATGATGCACATGTGCGCAATACACACCTGGTCGTGGGATCTGGTCGGCCCTggagatcatcaccaccagcaccgccagtGACCAGCATGAAAATCTGGAATCAGTGTAATTTTAGGCTTTTGTTTGTATCGAAGCTCCTGGGAAAAAATTAATGTGTGAAAAAGGGGCGGATGGAGAAATGGACCAAACAGCTTTTGCTACAGGCAGTGCTGTCAACGCCCGCCCATGATCCATAACACACTTCTCacacgaaaaaaaaaaaaaaaatggaaACAGCAGGTACAAAGTATCTACTAGGAATCTCAACTTCATTCCCATTTCTCTTTCTGACAACCCGTGTGTCATACTCGAGGAAAGCTAGACAGACCTAAAGCCTAAGCTACATCCATCCGGTCCAGTCCAAAGCACAATCCCGGAAAATTCCTACCCCTCCACTCCATAtatcttcctccttctcccaacAGGTATTGGTATcgataaaaaaaaatgacGCCGCCCTGCAACGCCAGATTGTCCGCCCCCCGTCTCCCTTTCTTTGCGCCTGGTGACCCCTTTCCATCATAAAGTAGACTTGTCCTGTCCAGTAACTCCGACTAGATAGTAGTACCAATAGTGTGTTGTCCTCCTTGACGCCAgtcaaagaaaaaaaaaaaaaagggaaattTTTGTAACTGTGTTCGTCCATTCGTGAGATGATGAAGCCTCCGCAAAGCGCTGTTATGTTGTGGTGTGTGGTAGTTGTGTAAAACAAAAgagatggcggcggtggtgctaATGGCTGGCTTGTGCGCAGCATCCGTGGTATTATTCTAACATGGTCCCGGTTCCTTGTGGCGGTAACATCATGCGGTTGGTTTCCATAAAGTTTCGCTCTTGGGACTTCATGacttggcggcggtggtgctggcttCTGGGTCGatctttctcctcttgcCTTTTGGCGCTGGCGCCATTCTTGGTGTGTATGTCACTGTCCTTGTCACGACCTCACGAATATGTCGCACGCTCGATCTCGAATCCTTCTTTGCGTGTTTATGTGGGCTGCTCGTACTCgcggcaccaccagcagGTGCGCtagcggcggtggtgggcgtTTCTGGTTCTGCGGGGCGCTTCAAGCCAGGAGATAGCGCCAACCGTCGAGACTTGAGCGCCGCCTCCCAGTCAAACGCTGGTGACCTGACTGAGGCAGTGCTCAGTGGTGATCTTGGCGAGTAAAGGCCTGCGGTGGAAATGGCCGGAGAAGCAGGGAGCTTCATGCTTGGGAATACTGTTGCGTTCGCCCCAGCGGCGGGAGCAGAAAGCGGGCAGTTCGAAGAACCTCGTGGGGCGTTGGACAGCTTGATATCGATGGGAGCAGGTCTGGGAGTTTTTGtcttttccacctcctcctctttcacCTTGACTTCCTCGTCACACCCGCAGCTGAGATCTGAGCGTGCTGTTGATGGGCCACTGTCGATCTGTTCGCCCTTGTCCTTCTCTGAGTCATCAGAATCGGCTGTTTCGCTGCTGCttgtgctgctggtgctgagaTTACTGCTGGCGGTGCTAACAGTGCTGGTTCGGTTCAGAGCGGACTTTCCTgtctgtggtggtgaggcgaGAGCTGGTGAGACCATGGCCATTCCTCTGAGAAAGTCGGTATATGCTACCGGAGGTGTAATGGGCGTCTTTTGGAGGTCATGCTCAAGCTTGATGGTGGCGCTAAACGGAGCAGCGCTATACGGACCAGCAGAAAAAAGAGCGCTAAACGGTCCGGCGGAAGGCAAACCGGCCGATGGGAGCGCAGAGGAAGGAATTGGGTCCCGGAAAGCTGATGTCCTGGAGACGGCCGACAGAGGAGTAGCTGAGGGAAGAGAGGTGGCAGACCGAAGCTCatgaggcggaggcgggATGTGTGGGAAGTTTGCCGTCTTGGGCGTCGATATCGTGAGGGTGGGTTTGGACGACATAATGGCGATGGTAGATGATCTGGCTCCGGGTGGGATGTTGTGTGTTTGGCGACCCGTCAACTCACCTCGAGGACCAAAGGTGAGAGAGAACTCCGGCAATGGTGAAGGGAAATCGGAGGTGCAGAAAGGGTGCAGGAGGGTGGGCAGGCAAATGCCTAGTATATGAAGACGGTGAGGCGAGCCGGGGGAGGGTCAAACGGACGAGGGTCCGCCCTCGAAACAGCAGGCGCTAAGAGCAGCTCCCCCCGCGCAGGTGTTTAGGAGTTGTACCCCTGTATCTTTGAATCCCAGAGCAGTGGTCTGGGGACTCGGGGGCTGTCTTTTGGGCTTCCCGGCTCACAGGTCGGCGGGAGCTAGGCAAGAGCCACTGTTATTCGTTTGTTCAGGTAGGCCGGCCCGCGATGAGGCCTGGTGGGGTGCGTGTTGAGAGTAGGGTTGATTCGATTGGTCTGAATAACAAACAAGACACAACGTGTTAGCCAGTGATGATCCGGGAAGTTGTCGTTTTGTGTATCCGTCCGGCAGAATCGTGGTGTAAAGCACCAGGACAGAAGGCAAAAGCTCAGAGAATGGGAAAAAAGGTGAGGTGAGCGAACAAGCACTGCTGTTGGACCAGCCCAATGTGATAGTTGCTTAAAGCAGCGCCAAATTAGGGGCCGGTCAGAGTGGAGCTTCCTTTGACAAGCGAGAAGCGACGAGTTGGACAGGGGCCGGGGCGGCAGTGATGTGCTGAAATGTGGGATATGCTTTGGTGTGACAGGGTTGCAGCTGAATGTCCGTGTGCCCTCTGTGTGCTGTGTTTCTCGTCCGCGCCTCGACGatggaaagagagagagagagagatacCTAGGAAGGAAAACTCTGCTTACCTTCTGAGTGCGGATGAAAGGTAGGCAGACACGAACTGAAACTGAAAAGCAGGAGAGGGCAATATGTGATGCGTCTTTGGGTCGGAAAACTATCTACTTGAAGGGGGCCAAAGGCAGTCAGCGGTTACTCCTTTTGGGGGGGCTAATTTGTTGCTTTACGGGCACTGGAAGCAACAGCTGGGTAAAACTCACAGAAACAGCTCGTCTGATCCGCCCGAGCCCCCAAAATCCACTTGGCAGTTGAGCGTCTGcggagggaaaagaagaagcaccaGAAGAAGATCGTGATGGCGTCGGGACTCAACCGCCTGGAGGTTCGAAAGACCGCGTGTGATTGGTCAAAACAACTGGAACCTGCAGCAGGGATGGGCGCTAAAGTTGTATTCTTAGCCCAGTCGTTTGTGATTGGTCAGAACTTGCCGCTTACCAGAACGACGTCAACCACAGCAACGGCAATGAGTATCCAGACGACAGTTATCGTGGGCCTCTTCCTCTAAGTAGTACCGGACCGATAACGACAACTATTCGATAGAGTGAAGCGCCAGATCAGCAGATCTACCGTGAGGGGTGGAATATGGTCCTGATGGCGCCGAGGTCTGATGTATCGATGCTCCAAAGGTGGTATCGTTTGTGAAGGGTACGAAGGCATATGCTAAGTATGTTGGACAGGAACACAAGGACTCATCTTTGGATGTAGCGGGAGCCAAATCCGTATATGTATGCGCGAATCAGCCTTTGTTTCCCAATAGCCGCCTAGTAGAGACTACGACCCCCATCTGAGAATGCTACGTGCTGTATGCTCGATGGAGCGCGCGCCACGAGGTTTCCCGTCATGATTCACCATTTCCCGATGGCCAACTGGCGGCTCTTCTGAGATTTCGATATAGAAGCCGCGCTTAATCTTTCTCTGACCACCTTGTGGACCTGCCTTTCTCCAGGCCAACCGGCGGCGCGCGACTGTAAACGCGCTTACAGTCGCAAAAGCTGTCTAGAATATGTCTGTTGGTTGGTGTATCAGAGACTGAGAGCTGGTACGTATCCTTCGCCGTTGACTCTAGTGAAGCTATTGGATCAGCAGTCAAAGGTCTTGGTGCTACCTTGTCCCTGCGAATATAACCTCGACAGAGCGCGCGCCTGCTCCTCCGGCAACCCTTTGGCAACTGGGCCTCATGGAGGGTCTGGACAACCTTTGGATCCTTGAAGCGGTTTCTGGTGCCTGCGGCTCCCGTcgtccttcttttttcttgagGGTATGCTTCGGGCACACCATTACTCCCGCTCATGG is a window of Podospora pseudopauciseta strain CBS 411.78 chromosome 1, whole genome shotgun sequence DNA encoding:
- a CDS encoding hypothetical protein (EggNog:ENOG503P4A3); protein product: MSSKPTLTISTPKTANFPHIPPPPHELRSATSLPSATPLSAVSRTSAFRDPIPSSALPSAGLPSAGPFSALFSAGPYSAAPFSATIKLEHDLQKTPITPPVAYTDFLRGMAMVSPALASPPQTGKSALNRTSTVSTASSNLSTSSTSSSETADSDDSEKDKGEQIDSGPSTARSDLSCGCDEEVKVKEEEVEKTKTPRPAPIDIKLSNAPRGSSNCPLSAPAAGANATVFPSMKLPASPAISTAGLYSPRSPLSTASVRSPAFDWEAALKSRRLALSPGLKRPAEPETPTTAASAPAGGAASTSSPHKHAKKDSRSSVRHIREVVTRTVTYTPRMAPAPKGKRRKIDPEASTTAAKS